The Salvelinus sp. IW2-2015 linkage group LG8, ASM291031v2, whole genome shotgun sequence genome window below encodes:
- the LOC111967442 gene encoding transcription factor Sox-3-like, whose translation MVFCSTLSTPESEHFKAVRMYNMMESEIKSPLPQSNSGSAAGNKNNSANDQDRVKRPMNAFMVWSRGQRRKMAQENPKMHNSEISKRLGADWKLLTDAEKRPFIDEAKRLRAMHMKEHPDYKYRPRRKTKTLLKKDKYSLPGGLLAPGANAVNNGVSVGQRMDSYAHMNGWTNSAYSLMQDQLAYPQHHSINSPQIQQMHRYEMAGLQYPMMSSAQTYMNAASTYSMSPAYTQQTSSAMGLGSMASVCKTEPSSPPPAITSHSQRACLGDLRDMISMYLPPGGDSADHASLQTSRLHSVHPHYQTAGTGVNGTLPLTHI comes from the coding sequence ATGGTATTTTGTTCAACTTTATCCACGCCTGAGAGTGAACATTTCAAAGCCGTTCGAATGTATAACATGATGGAAAGCGAGATCAAGAGCCCACTCCCGCAGTCCAATTCGGGCTCAGCGGCGGGCAACAAGAACAACAGTGCCAACGACCAGGACCGGGTGAAGCGGCCTATGAATGCTTTCATGGTGTGGTCCCGTGGACAGCGGAGAAAGATGGCACAAGAGAACCCTAAAATGCACAACTCTGAGATTAGTAAGCGACTCGGTGCAGACTGGAAACTTTTGACCGACGCGGAGAAGAGACCCTTCATCGACGAGGCCAAGCGTCTGCGCGCCATGCACATGAAGGAGCATCCGGATTACAAATACCGTCCCCGCAGGAAGACCAAGACCCTGCTCAAGAAAGACAAGTATTCTTTGCCTGGAGGACTTCTGGCGCCAGGTGCCAACGCTGTCAACAACGGCGTCTCGGTGGGACAGCGGATGGACAGTTATGCTCACATGAATGGCTGGACAAACAGTGCGTACTCCCTCATGCAGGACCAGTTGGCCTACCCTCAGCATCACAGCATCAACAGCCCACAGATTCAGCAAATGCACCGGTATGAGATGGCAGGGCTCCAGTACCCCATGATGTCCTCGGCGCAGACCTACATGAACGCAGCATCCACGTACAGCATGTCCCCCGCATACACGCAGCAAACCTCCAGCGCCATGGGCTTGGGTTCCATGGCCTCCGTGTGCAAGACCGAGCCGAGCTCACCACCTCCGGCGATTACTTCTCACTCCCAGAGAGCGTGTTTGGGGGACCTGAGGGATATGATCAGCATGTACCTGCCTCCCGGTGGCGACAGCGCGGATCACGCGTCCCTGCAGACCAGTCGGTTACACAGTGTACATCCGCACTATCAGACCGCGGGGACTGGCGTGAACGGAACGCTACCCCTAACCCACATTTGA